One stretch of Solenopsis invicta isolate M01_SB chromosome 16, UNIL_Sinv_3.0, whole genome shotgun sequence DNA includes these proteins:
- the LOC105204879 gene encoding uncharacterized protein LOC105204879, protein MRATTNMDFTCRNSSTSTDYLLGQLTTARQEINNLRQQVKSLRYIFDKDVDNIKRLLELQKHGETLSQSKLISSEEAKPGTSKDQDSLKLRPIGIISTCFPNKKATPRQPGICKKVPGKLTLYNSVFTNPDHALQGLQDFSHMWILFHFHRNDSTHTRAKVAPPRLNGIRTGVFSTRSPHRPCPIGLSLVKILKIENHTIYFEGVDMVNQTPVLDIKPYIPQYDNPLHIEKLGNRLRENNANASDAFHNMEETLNLSEDQLVDSSNNDTDINNEEQTELDILRDEEIALRLQVEEFQAYPNLNGYDIARQPSSQLAEAHANTSLQNDVNVDVHRGSYFTRNRASNARSDLDSSIERNATLIVESQTDSIRDLNSRLHRIDINNSSNADSTRTETDHDNEISYTENQTLRNSRLLDGADGPSTVCGTDIDLVNRHVLHARVDNSPVRMGIREAPDGEEGFESQTLTPSRTLPDIHAATAIPSASINAATESNFSEIRVPDWISHPRVATLSVIFNERALMQLNEILDDKVDEQKQAIENVLREDPRSVYLRQRWGGNQFYTFLIHDLHITCRFDDSRGIVTVFQVRHAGRTCDCGEPEWQCLGHSPLS, encoded by the exons ATGCGAGCGACAACGAACATGGACTTTACTTGCCGAAATTCTAGCACAAGTACTGATTATTTGCTCGGCCAATTGACTACAGCTAGACAAGAGATTAATAACCTAAG ACAACAAGTAAAAAGCCTAAGGTATATATTTGATAAAGATGTTGATAACATCAAACGTCTGTTGGAGTTACAAAAACATGGAGAGACTCTTTCCCAATCAAAATTGATATCTTCGGAAGAAGCAAAACCTGGCACAAGTAAAGATCAAGATTCTCTTAAATTAAGACCTATTGGCATAATTTCTACCTGTTTTCCGAATAAAAAAGCAACTCCAAGACAACCTGGCATATGTAAAAAAGTACCAGGAAAACTAACACTTTACAATTCTGTATTCACGAATCCAGATCATGCTTTACAAGGCTTACAGGATTTTTCCCATATGTG gattttatttcattttcatagAAATGATTCGACGCATACACGTGCAAAGGTAGCACCACCAAGATTAAATGGAATAAGAACTGGTGTATTTTCTACACGTTCTCCGCATCGACCATGTCCTATTGGCCTTAGTCTtgttaagatattaaaaattgaaaatcatacaatttattttgaaggCGTCGATATGGTTAATCAGACTCCTGTTCTAGATATAAAACCATATATACCACAGTACGATAATCCATTACATATCGAAAAACTGGGCAATAGACTAAGAGAGAATAACGCGAATGCCTCAGATGCGTTCCACAACATGGAAGAAACCCTCAATTTGAGCGAGGATCAATTAGTTGACTCTTCTAATAATGATACAGACATCAATAATGAAGAACAGACTGAGCTTGATATTTTGAGAGATGAGGAAATAGCTTTGAGACTCCAAGTAGAAGAATTTCAAGCTTATCCAAATCTTAATGGTTACGATATCGCGAGACAACCATCTTCCCAATTAGCAGAAGCTCATGCTAATACTTCGTTGCAAAATGATGTTAATGTAGATGTACATAGAGGATCATACTTCACTCGTAATAGAGCATCTAATGCAAGATCAGATTTAGATTCGTCCATCGAACGTAACGCAACGTTAATAGTTGAATCGCAAACAGATTCTATTAGAGATTTAAATAGTAGATTACACAgaatagatataaataactcCAGTAATGCGGATTCAACGCGTACGGAAACGGATCACGATAATGAAATTAGTTACACTGAAAATCAAACGTTACGCAATTCGAGACTATTAGACGGAGCGGATGGACCGAGCACAGTATGCGGTACCGATATAGATTTAGTCAATCGTCATGTATTACATGCAAGAGTCGATAATTCTCCTGTGAGAATGGGAATACGCGAAGCACCCGATGGAGAGGAGGGATTCGAGTCGCAAACTTTGACGCCCTCGCGCACTTTACCGGATATTCACGCTGCAACAGCTATACCATCCGCGTCAATAAATGCAGCGACGGAGAGTAACTTTTCCGAGATAAGAGTACCAGACTGGATTTCGCATCCTCGTGTAGCAACATTGTCCGTGATTTTCAATGAACGCGCTTTGATGCAGCTGAATGAAATTTTAGATGATAAAGTTGACGAGCAAAAACAAGCTATAGAAAATGTACTGAGGGAAGATCCTAGGTCAGTGTATTTAAGACAGAGATGGGGAGGTAATCAATTCTATACTTTTTTGATACACGACCTGCATATCACATGTAGATTCGATGATAGCAGAGGTATAGTTACTGTATTCCAAGTTCGACATGCAGGCCGTACTTGCGATTGCGGCGAGCCTGAATGGCAATGCTTGGGACACTCTCCTTTATCTTAA